The Mycteria americana isolate JAX WOST 10 ecotype Jacksonville Zoo and Gardens chromosome 18, USCA_MyAme_1.0, whole genome shotgun sequence genome window below encodes:
- the LOC142418450 gene encoding arylacetamide deacetylase-like 4: protein MAVVYTLLVLFLAVFVAGFILLVMGAINFDFSNSEIPPGVNQPVKLRIIHIILISRAVVGKILENIGICSQVSFVRYMQGRKTLGVDPKLFIKDLWFEKVPVRIYQPKVPSASQRRGVMFFHGGGWVFGSLETHEKLCRSIARGSESVVVSVGYRLAPEHKYPAAYEDCLNATIHFMKNTEHYGVDPANIIVCGDSAGGNLAAAVSQTLAGRSDLPRLRAQILIYPALQALDFNLPSYQQNCGVPLLFRERAAFYMLQYLNGDASNLEEVLEGSHIPIDIKLNYRKWVSPDNIPEKFKVRGYKPHVLLDCTTEVYETVKRFCEPNLCPLLAEDAIVHQLPESFILTCEYDVLRDDGLLYKKRLEDNGVRVTWYHLEDGFHGIINSFNSDWLSFSSGKRGLDNIVNFLKSL, encoded by the exons ATGGCAGTTGTTTACACGCTGCTGGTGTTATTCTTAGCAGTTTTTGTTGCTGGATTTATATTATTGGTCATGGGGGcaattaattttgatttctcCAACTCAGAAATTCCTCCTGGAGTGAATCAGCCTGTAAAGCTCCGAATCattcatataattttaataaGCAGAGCTGTGGTG GGAAAGATTTTGGAAAACATTGGGATCTGCAGTCAGGTTAGCTTTGTCCGGTACATGCAAGGTAGAAAGACTCTAGGAGTGGACCCGAAGCTGTTCATCAAGGACCTGTGGTTTGAGAAAGTGCCTGTAAGAATTTATCAGCCTAAGGTTCCATCTGCCAGCCAAAGGAGAGGAGTTATGTTTTTCCATGGAGGAGGATGGGTATTTGGAAGTCTTG AGACCCATGAAAAGCTATGCCGCTCTATTGCCAGAGGAAGTGAATCAGTGGTTGTATCTGTTGG GTATCGTTTAGCTCCTGAACACAAATACCCTGCTGCATATGAAGACTGTCTTAATGCCACCATACACTTTATGAAGAATACAGAGCACTACGGGGTGGATCCTGCCAACATAATTGTCTGCGGGGACAGTGCTGGCGGCAATCTAGCAGCTGCCGTTAGCCAGACCCTTGCAGGTAGATCAGACCTCCCCAGACTCCGTGCTCAGATCTTGATCTACCCGGCCCTTCAGGCACTGGACTTCAATTTACCATCCTATCAGCAGAATTGCGGAGTCCCTCTCTTATTCCGAGAACGTGCCGCTTTCTACATGTTACAGTACCTAAATGGGGATGCATCAAATCTGGAAGAGGTCTTGGAGGGTTCCCATATTCCTAtagatattaaattaaattataggAAGTGGGTGAGTCCAGATAACATCCCTGAAAAATTTAAGGTCAGAGGCTACAAACCACATGTGCTACTTGACTGTACAACCGAAGTTTATGAGACAGTGAAAAGATTCTGTGAGCCCAACCTGTGCCCACTGTTAGCTGAAGATGCGATTGTTCACCAGCTGCCCGAGTCTTTCATCTTGACTTGCGAGTATGATGTGCTAAGAGACGACGGCTTGCTCTACAAGAAGAGATTGGAGGACAATGGTGTTCGAGTGACCTGGTACCACCTTGAGGATGGATTCCATGGAATCATAAATTCATTTAATAGTGACTGGTTGtcattttcatctggaaaaaggGGTCTTGACAATATCGTGAACTTTCTAAAAAGCTTATAG
- the LOC142418455 gene encoding arylacetamide deacetylase-like 4: protein YILPVVLLVIFTASFILAIMGTIQSEYSNFSIPPGVNHPGKFQIVRASVISTSAMVKILEKTRVCSRIGFTRYVRSGTKLGPAPQLSLGDARFGRLPVRVYRPRAPSAGLRTGAIFFHGGGWLCCSIGSHEKICRYIATESESVVVSVGYRLAPEHKYPAAYEDCLNATIHFMKNTEHYGVDPANVIVCGDSAGSNLAAAVSQTLAGRSDLPRLRAQILIYPGLQALDFNLPSYQQNCGVPLLFRERAAFYMLQYLNGNASNLEEVLEGSHIPIDIKLNYRKWVSPDNIPEKFKIRGYKPHVLLDCTTEVYETVKRFCEPNLCPLLAEDALIQQLPESFILTCEYDVLRDDGLLYRKRWEDNGVRVTRYHLEDAFHGITSLFDYSGLLFPAGERGLDRIVKFIKGLLKQLSLFMLLPLMSPFRLPNLR, encoded by the exons tatatactgcCAGTGGTACTGCTGGTGATTTTTACTGCTTCATTCATACTAGCAATTATGGGAACAATTCAATCTGAGTACTCCAATTTCAGTATCCCTCCTGGAGTGAATCATCCTGGAAAGTTTCAAATTGTCCGTGCTTCTGTGATTAGTACATCTGCTATGGTGA agattttggaaAAGACGCGGGTGTGCAGCCGGATCGGCTTCACCCGCTACGTGCGCTCCGGGACGAAGCTGGGGCCGGCGCCGCAGCTCTCGCTGGGGGACGCGCGGTTCGGCCGGCTGCCGGTGAGGGTCTACCGGCCCCGCGCGCCATCTGCCGGTCTGCGGACGGGCGCCATCTTCTTCCACGGCGGcggctggctgtgctgcagcatcg GTTCCCATGAAAAGATCTGCCGTTACATTGCCACAGAAAGCGAGTCGGTGGTTGTGTCTGTTGG GTATCGTTTAGCTCCTGAACACAAATACCCTGCTGCATATGAAGACTGTCTTAATGCCACCATACACTTTATGAAGAATACAGAGCACTACGGGGTGGATCCTGCCAATGTAATTGTCTGCGGGGACAGTGCTGGCAGCAATCTAGCAGCTGCCGTTAGCCAGACCCTTGCAGGTAGATCAGACCTCCCCAGACTCCGTGCTCAGATCTTGATCTACCCAGGCCTTCAGGCACTGGACTTCAATTTACCATCCTATCAGCAGAATTGCGGAGTCCCTCTCTTATTCCGAGAACGTGCCGCTTTCTACATGTTACAGTACCTAAATGGGAATGCATCAAATCTGGAAGAGGTCTTGGAGGGTTCCCATATTCCTAtagatattaaattaaattataggAAGTGGGTGAGTCCAGATAACATCCCTGAAAAATTTAAGATCAGAGGCTACAAACCACATGTGCTACTTGACTGTACAACCGAAGTTTATGAGACAGTGAAAAGATTCTGTGAGCCCAACCTGTGTCCACTGTTAGCTGAAGATGCTCTTATCCAGCAGCTGCCCGAGTCTTTCATCTTGACTTGCGAGTATGATGTGCTAAGAGACGACGGCTTGCTTTACAGAAAGAGATGGGAGGACAATGGTGTTCGGGTGACCCGGTACCACCTTGAGGATGCATTCCATGGAATCACAAGCTTATTTGACTACTCTGGTTTGTTATTTCCAGCTGGGGAAAGGGGATTGGACAGAATTGTTAAATTCATAAAAGGCCTGTTAAAACAACTTTCCCTCTTTATGCTTCTCCCACTAATGTCTCCGTTTAGGCTCCCAAACCTCAGGTAG
- the LOC142418437 gene encoding arylacetamide deacetylase-like 4 isoform X2 has translation MALLPALLLLLLPLAALAVALAAVLLGLPSYDIPPGVNQPAKLRLVLAVLLGTAALGKILEKTGLCSQITFGRYVRQGRKLGVDPKLFIQDLQFNKVPVRVYQPKATSDGRRRDTYEKVCRYISRESESVVVSVQYRLAPEHKYPAAYEDCLNATIHFMKNIEHYGVDPANVIVCGDSAGGNLAAAVSQTLAGRSDLPRLRAQILIYPGLQALDFNLPSYQQNRGVPLLFRERAAFFALQYLNGDALHMQEVLEGSHIPPDMRLKYRKWVSPDNIPEKFKVRGVKPLRPTDFIAEVYETVKRFCEPNLCPLLAEDAIVHQLPESFILTCEYDVLRDDGLLYKKRLEDNGVRVTWYHLEDGFHGIISLYDYCGFSFPAGKRGLDSVVSFLKSL, from the exons atggcgctgctgcccgcgctgctgctgctgctcctgcccctggcGGCGCTGGCGGTGGCGCTGGCCGCGGTCCTCCTCGGCCTCCCCAGCTACGACATCCCGCCCGGGGTGAATCAGCCCGCCAAGCTGCGCCTGGTCCTGGCCGTCCTCCTCGGCACGGCGGCCCTG GGAAAGATTTTGGAGAAGACTGGACTTTGCAGTCAAATCACTTTTGGCCGATACGTGCGACAGGGACGGAAACTAGGGGTGGATCCAAAGCTCTTCATCCAGGATCTGCAGTTTAACAAAGTACCTGTGAGGGTTTATCAGCCTAAAGCTACCTCTGATGGGCGAAGGAGAG atacCTACGAAAAAGTATGCCGCTACATATCCAGAGAAAGTGAATCGGTAGTTGTATCTGTTCA GTATCGTTTAGCTCCTGAACACAAATACCCTGCTGCGTATGAAGACTGTCTTAATGCCACCATACACTTTATGAAGAATATCGAACACTATGGGGTGGATCCTGCCAATGTAATTGTCTGTGGGGACAGTGCTGGCGGCAATCTAGCAGCTGCCGTTAGCCAGACCCTTGCAGGTAGATCAGACCTCCCCAGACTCCGTGCTCAGATCTTGATCTACCCAGGCCTTCAGGCACTGGACTTCAATTTACCATCCTATCAGCAGAATCGCGGAGTCCCTCTCTTATTCCGAGAACGtgctgctttctttgctttgcagTACCTAAATGGGGATGCATTGCATATGCAAGAGGTCTTGGAGGGCTCTCATATTCCTCCAGATATGAGGCTGAAGTACAGGAAGTGGGTGAGTCCAGATAACATCCCCGAAAAATTTAAGGTCAGAGGTGTGAAGCCACTTAGGCCCACTGATTTTATAGCTGAAGTTTATGAGACAGTGAAAAGATTCTGTGAGCCCAACCTGTGCCCACTGTTAGCTGAAGATGCGATTGTTCACCAGCTGCCCGAGTCTTTCATCTTGACTTGCGAGTATGATGTGCTAAGAGACGACGGCTTGCTCTACAAGAAGAGATTGGAGGACAATGGTGTTCGAGTGACCTGGTACCACCTTGAGGATGGATTCCATGGAATCATAAGCCTATATGATTATTGCGGTTTCTCATTTCCAGCTGGGAAAAGGGGATTGGACAGTGTTGTTAGCTTCCTAAAAAGCTTATAG
- the LOC142418595 gene encoding arylacetamide deacetylase-like 4, with product MASVYKTLAIIGMVLISPVIIPALVLGGVFYDFFNSELPPGIDQPLKLRFFHSMLIATMISGKILEKLGICSDLSLLRIVLDGIPPWRDSKLLIKDLKVDEVPLRIYQPKWPPTGKRRGILYFHGGAGTFGSIRAFERICRYIAKKCNSVVVSVGYRLAPEHPYPGQYFDCLNATLYFMRNLEEYHVDPALIIISGDSCGANFATVICQILLNKRDVPKVRAQVLLYPGLQGLDFHLPSYQQNASVPILFRKLVIYFCFRYLNKEQSILEDVLQNCHVPESMKQKYKKWISADIIADEFKIRGYVPQKSTSYKPEVHEAIKELLAITFSPLLAEDSIICQLPESYIVTCEFDVLRDDGLLYKKRLEDNGVQVTWYHSESGFHGILGFFGYGIFSFLSGKKIMDNTVNYINSL from the exons ATGGCATCTGTTTATAAAACTTTAGCAATAATAGGAATGGTTTTAATTTCTCCTGTTATAATACCAGCACTGGTTTTGGGGGGCgttttttatgattttttcaATTCAGAACTGCCACCTGGAATCGACCAACCTCTAAAGCTTCGTTTTTTCCATTCAATGTTGATTGCAACCATGATCTCG GGAAAGATTCTGGAGAAGCTAGGGATCTGCAGTGATTTAAGCTTATTGCGAATTGTGCTAGATGGAATTCCACCATGGAGAGATTCAAAACTTCTTATCAAAGATCTCAAAGTAGATGAGGTACCGTTGAGGATTTATCAGCCTAAATGGCCACCTACTGGCAAAAGAAGAGGAATACTCTATTTTCATGGAGGCGCTGGCACATTTGGGAGCATTA GAGCCTTTGAGAGAATATGCCGCTATATTGCCAAGAAATGCAACTCAGTGGTTGTGTCTGTTGG TTATCGTTTGGCTCCTGAACACCCATACCCAGGGCAATATTTTGATTGTCTCAATGCCACCTTATACTTTATGAGGAATTTAGAAGAGTATCATGTGGATCCCGCTCTCATCATCATTAGCGGTGACAGTTGTGGAGCCAATTTTGCTACGGTTATTTGCCAAATACTGCTGAATAAAAGAGATGTCCCAAAAGTACGTGCTCAGGTCTTACTTTATCCAGGACTACAGGGGCTAGACTTTCATTTGCCTTCCTATCAGCAGAATGCTTCAGTCCCCATATTGTTTCGGAAGCTAGTTATCTACTTCTGTTTTCGTTATCTTAATAAAGAACAATCCATTTTGGAAGATGTCCTACAAAATTGCCACGTTCCTGAGAGTATGAAACAGAAGTATAAAAAATGGATAAGCGCTGACATTATTGCTGACGAATTTAAGATTAGGGGCTACGTACCACAGAAATCCACTTCATATAAACCTGAAGTCCATGAAGCAATCAAAGAACTTTTAGCAATAACATTTTCCCCACTTTTAGCTGAAGACTCCATTATTTGCCAGCTCCCTGAATCCTACATTGTGACCTGTGAGTTTGATGTGCTTAGGGATGATGGGCTGTTATATAAGAAGCGATTAGAGGACAATGGCGTTCAAGTGACCTGGTATCATTCTGAGAGTGGTTTCCACGGAATTTTAGGCTTTTTTGGCtatgggattttttcctttttatcggGAAAAAAGATAATGGATAATACTGTGAATTATATAAACAGtctataa
- the LOC142418437 gene encoding arylacetamide deacetylase-like 4 isoform X1: protein MALLPALLLLLLPLAALAVALAAVLLGLPSYDIPPGVNQPAKLRLVLAVLLGTAALGKILEKTGLCSQITFGRYVRQGRKLGVDPKLFIQDLQFNKVPVRVYQPKATSDGRRRGIIFFHGGGWVFGSLDTYEKVCRYISRESESVVVSVQYRLAPEHKYPAAYEDCLNATIHFMKNIEHYGVDPANVIVCGDSAGGNLAAAVSQTLAGRSDLPRLRAQILIYPGLQALDFNLPSYQQNRGVPLLFRERAAFFALQYLNGDALHMQEVLEGSHIPPDMRLKYRKWVSPDNIPEKFKVRGVKPLRPTDFIAEVYETVKRFCEPNLCPLLAEDAIVHQLPESFILTCEYDVLRDDGLLYKKRLEDNGVRVTWYHLEDGFHGIISLYDYCGFSFPAGKRGLDSVVSFLKSL, encoded by the exons atggcgctgctgcccgcgctgctgctgctgctcctgcccctggcGGCGCTGGCGGTGGCGCTGGCCGCGGTCCTCCTCGGCCTCCCCAGCTACGACATCCCGCCCGGGGTGAATCAGCCCGCCAAGCTGCGCCTGGTCCTGGCCGTCCTCCTCGGCACGGCGGCCCTG GGAAAGATTTTGGAGAAGACTGGACTTTGCAGTCAAATCACTTTTGGCCGATACGTGCGACAGGGACGGAAACTAGGGGTGGATCCAAAGCTCTTCATCCAGGATCTGCAGTTTAACAAAGTACCTGTGAGGGTTTATCAGCCTAAAGCTACCTCTGATGGGCGAAGGAGAGGTATCATCTTCTTTCATGGAGGAGGCTGGGTATTTGGAAGTCTTG atacCTACGAAAAAGTATGCCGCTACATATCCAGAGAAAGTGAATCGGTAGTTGTATCTGTTCA GTATCGTTTAGCTCCTGAACACAAATACCCTGCTGCGTATGAAGACTGTCTTAATGCCACCATACACTTTATGAAGAATATCGAACACTATGGGGTGGATCCTGCCAATGTAATTGTCTGTGGGGACAGTGCTGGCGGCAATCTAGCAGCTGCCGTTAGCCAGACCCTTGCAGGTAGATCAGACCTCCCCAGACTCCGTGCTCAGATCTTGATCTACCCAGGCCTTCAGGCACTGGACTTCAATTTACCATCCTATCAGCAGAATCGCGGAGTCCCTCTCTTATTCCGAGAACGtgctgctttctttgctttgcagTACCTAAATGGGGATGCATTGCATATGCAAGAGGTCTTGGAGGGCTCTCATATTCCTCCAGATATGAGGCTGAAGTACAGGAAGTGGGTGAGTCCAGATAACATCCCCGAAAAATTTAAGGTCAGAGGTGTGAAGCCACTTAGGCCCACTGATTTTATAGCTGAAGTTTATGAGACAGTGAAAAGATTCTGTGAGCCCAACCTGTGCCCACTGTTAGCTGAAGATGCGATTGTTCACCAGCTGCCCGAGTCTTTCATCTTGACTTGCGAGTATGATGTGCTAAGAGACGACGGCTTGCTCTACAAGAAGAGATTGGAGGACAATGGTGTTCGAGTGACCTGGTACCACCTTGAGGATGGATTCCATGGAATCATAAGCCTATATGATTATTGCGGTTTCTCATTTCCAGCTGGGAAAAGGGGATTGGACAGTGTTGTTAGCTTCCTAAAAAGCTTATAG